Proteins encoded within one genomic window of Amycolatopsis sp. 2-15:
- the nirB gene encoding nitrite reductase large subunit NirB: MKTLVVAGHGMVAHRLVEALRAADTAGEWRVVVLAEENRPAYDRVALTSYADTWDPSALALAGADYADDPLVDLRLRDAVVAVDRAAHTVTTASGRVQNYDALVLATGSRPFVPPVPGRELPGVFVYRTIEDLDAIRAAASKPGRGRRSAVVIGGGLLGLEAAKALRDLGLSPHVVEMAPRLMPLQVDEGGGALLRRLIQRLDVTVHTGTSTDALEADGSRLLAKLGNGTELDVDLVVFSAGIRPRDDLARQCGLAVGERGGVLVDAECRTSDPAVFAIGECAAVEGRVYGIVAPGYAMAEVVAARLTGGAASFPEPDTATKLKLMGVDVASFGDAHAVTEGALEVAVNDAVAGTYKKLVVTDDGRTLLGGVLVGDAAEYHTLRALVGRPLPAEPGALLAPAGGGAAVGVEALPDEAQICSCNGASKGALTRAIHEDGCDSVGKLKACTRAGTSCGSCVPMLAKLLNACGVEQSTALCEHFSQSRAELFEIVRATRITTFSELVSRYGTGSGCAVCKPAVASILATLGNGHILGGEQATLQDTNDKFLANLQRNGSYSVVPRIPGGEITPEKLMVIAQVAKDFRLYTKITGGQRIDLLGATVDQLPEIWRRLVDAGFESGHAYGKALRTVKSCVGSTWCRYGVQDSVGLAIELELRYRGLRSPHKIKSGVSGCARECAEARGKDFGVIATEHGWNLYLGGNGGATPRHAQLFLSDVDTPTLIRTIDRFLMFYIRTADRLQRTAPWLEELDGGLEHLRAVIVDDSLGICEDLDAAMAKHVTDYEDEWRGVLEDPEKLARFSSFVNAPGTPDPSISFRPERAQRVPVLLGVPRLEKSEVRR; encoded by the coding sequence ATGAAGACACTCGTGGTGGCCGGGCACGGCATGGTCGCGCACCGGCTCGTCGAAGCGCTGCGCGCGGCGGACACGGCCGGCGAGTGGCGGGTGGTGGTGCTGGCCGAAGAGAACCGGCCCGCGTACGACCGGGTGGCGCTGACGTCTTATGCGGACACCTGGGATCCGTCGGCGTTGGCGTTGGCTGGTGCGGACTACGCGGACGATCCGTTGGTGGATCTTCGGCTGCGTGACGCCGTGGTGGCGGTCGATCGGGCTGCCCACACGGTGACCACTGCGTCCGGTCGCGTGCAGAACTATGACGCGCTGGTGCTGGCCACGGGCTCGCGGCCGTTCGTGCCGCCGGTGCCAGGCCGCGAGCTGCCGGGGGTGTTCGTCTACCGGACGATCGAGGATCTCGACGCCATCCGTGCGGCGGCGTCGAAGCCGGGCCGTGGGCGGCGGTCCGCGGTGGTGATCGGCGGTGGGCTGCTCGGGTTGGAGGCCGCCAAAGCGCTGCGGGACCTCGGCTTGTCGCCGCACGTCGTGGAGATGGCGCCGCGGCTGATGCCGTTGCAGGTCGACGAAGGCGGCGGCGCGCTGCTGCGGCGGCTCATCCAGCGGCTGGACGTGACCGTCCACACGGGAACCTCGACGGACGCACTCGAAGCTGACGGGTCCCGGCTGCTGGCCAAGCTCGGCAACGGCACGGAGCTGGACGTCGACCTCGTGGTGTTCTCCGCGGGTATCCGGCCGCGGGATGATCTGGCGCGTCAGTGTGGCCTGGCAGTGGGCGAACGCGGCGGGGTGCTGGTCGACGCCGAGTGCCGCACCAGCGATCCGGCCGTGTTCGCGATCGGCGAGTGCGCGGCCGTCGAGGGGCGGGTATACGGGATCGTCGCGCCGGGGTACGCGATGGCGGAAGTCGTCGCGGCGCGGCTCACCGGGGGAGCGGCATCGTTCCCCGAGCCGGACACGGCCACCAAGCTGAAACTGATGGGGGTCGACGTCGCCAGCTTCGGCGATGCACATGCGGTGACCGAGGGCGCGCTGGAAGTCGCGGTGAACGACGCTGTGGCCGGCACGTACAAGAAGCTCGTGGTCACCGACGACGGCCGGACGCTGCTCGGCGGCGTCCTGGTGGGCGACGCGGCCGAGTACCACACGCTGCGGGCGCTGGTCGGCCGTCCGTTGCCCGCGGAGCCGGGTGCGCTGCTCGCCCCGGCCGGTGGCGGCGCGGCGGTCGGCGTGGAGGCGTTGCCGGACGAGGCGCAGATCTGTTCGTGCAACGGCGCTTCCAAGGGTGCCTTGACGCGGGCCATCCACGAGGACGGCTGTGACTCGGTCGGCAAGCTCAAGGCGTGCACGCGAGCGGGCACGTCCTGTGGCTCGTGTGTGCCGATGTTGGCGAAGTTGCTGAACGCGTGCGGAGTCGAACAGTCGACGGCGCTTTGCGAACATTTCTCCCAGTCGCGCGCGGAGCTGTTCGAGATCGTGCGGGCCACGCGGATCACCACGTTCAGCGAGCTCGTCAGCCGCTACGGCACGGGCTCGGGCTGCGCGGTGTGCAAGCCGGCGGTCGCGTCGATCCTCGCGACGCTCGGCAACGGCCACATCCTCGGCGGCGAACAGGCGACGCTGCAGGACACGAACGACAAGTTCCTCGCCAACCTGCAGCGCAACGGCAGCTACTCGGTTGTGCCCCGCATCCCCGGTGGCGAGATCACGCCGGAGAAGCTGATGGTGATCGCGCAGGTCGCGAAAGATTTCCGGCTGTACACGAAGATCACCGGCGGCCAGCGGATCGACCTGCTGGGCGCCACGGTGGACCAGCTGCCGGAGATCTGGCGGCGGCTCGTGGACGCGGGGTTCGAGTCCGGGCACGCGTATGGCAAGGCGCTGCGGACGGTGAAATCGTGTGTCGGGTCGACTTGGTGCCGCTACGGCGTGCAGGACAGCGTCGGCCTGGCGATCGAGCTGGAGCTGAGGTATCGCGGGTTGCGTTCGCCGCACAAGATCAAGTCGGGCGTCTCCGGCTGCGCGCGGGAATGCGCGGAGGCGCGCGGCAAGGACTTCGGCGTGATCGCGACCGAGCACGGCTGGAACCTCTACCTCGGTGGCAACGGCGGCGCCACCCCGCGGCATGCGCAACTATTCCTGTCCGATGTGGACACGCCGACGCTGATTCGGACGATCGACCGGTTCCTGATGTTCTACATCCGCACCGCCGACCGGCTGCAGCGCACGGCGCCGTGGCTGGAGGAGCTCGACGGCGGGCTGGAGCACCTGCGCGCCGTGATCGTGGACGACAGCCTCGGCATCTGCGAGGACCTCGACGCCGCGATGGCCAAGCACGTCACGGACTACGAGGACGAGTGGCGCGGCGTGCTGGAGGATCCGGAGAAGCTGGCCCGGTTCAGCTCGTTCGTGAACGCGCCGGGTACGCCGGACCCGTCGATTTCGTTCCGGCCGGAGCGCGCGCAACGGGTTCCGGTGCTGCTGGGTGTACCGCGGCTTGAGAAATCGGAGGTGCGGCGATGA
- a CDS encoding MFS transporter, whose translation MKNRWIEYWAPEDKTFWETTGKGIARRNLWFSVFAEHIGFSIWTLWSVIVLFMGPAYGFSAADKFLLVSTPTLVGAIMRLPYTFAVAKFGGRNWTIFSAGLLLVPTVLTAIVLHPGTSLGTFVLMAALGGVGGGNFASSMTNINTFYPERYKGWALGLNAGGGNLGVAVIQLVGLLVIGTAGATAPRLVLYIYLPLIVIAALCAALFMDNLATVRGDTKAMREVVRYGHTWVMSLLYVGTFGSFIGYSFAFGLVLQNQFGRTPLQAAAVTFLGPLLGSLARPLGGRLSDRLGGGRVTFATFGLMALATVVLVLASSTDSLVLFTVAFIALFVLTGIGNGSTYKMIPAIFQVKARAAIDLGGDEAAELLKARRLSGALIGLAGAIGALGGLFINLAFRQSFADAHSGIPAFVGFLVFYGVCVGVTWAVYLRKPAARAQVALAGAEV comes from the coding sequence GTGAAGAATCGCTGGATCGAGTACTGGGCACCCGAGGACAAGACCTTCTGGGAGACGACCGGGAAGGGGATCGCCCGCCGCAATCTGTGGTTTTCCGTGTTCGCCGAGCACATCGGGTTCTCGATCTGGACACTGTGGTCGGTCATCGTGCTGTTCATGGGTCCCGCGTACGGGTTCTCGGCGGCGGACAAGTTCCTGCTGGTGTCCACACCGACGCTCGTGGGCGCGATCATGCGGCTGCCCTACACGTTCGCGGTGGCGAAGTTCGGCGGTCGCAATTGGACGATCTTCAGCGCGGGCCTGCTGCTGGTGCCGACCGTGCTGACCGCGATCGTGCTGCACCCCGGGACCTCGTTGGGCACCTTCGTGCTCATGGCCGCGCTGGGTGGCGTCGGCGGCGGGAACTTCGCGTCGTCGATGACGAACATCAACACGTTCTATCCGGAGCGGTACAAGGGCTGGGCACTCGGGCTCAACGCGGGCGGCGGCAACCTGGGTGTGGCCGTGATCCAGCTGGTCGGGTTGCTGGTGATCGGCACGGCCGGGGCGACCGCGCCGCGGCTGGTGTTGTACATCTACCTGCCGCTGATCGTGATCGCGGCCCTGTGCGCGGCGCTGTTCATGGACAACCTCGCCACGGTCCGTGGTGACACCAAGGCCATGCGCGAGGTCGTCCGATATGGACACACATGGGTGATGTCGCTGCTCTACGTCGGCACGTTCGGGTCGTTCATCGGCTACAGCTTCGCGTTCGGGCTGGTGCTGCAGAACCAGTTCGGCCGCACGCCGCTGCAGGCCGCGGCCGTGACGTTCCTCGGGCCGTTGCTCGGTTCGCTGGCCCGGCCGCTGGGTGGCCGGCTGTCCGACCGGCTCGGCGGCGGCCGGGTCACGTTCGCGACGTTCGGCCTGATGGCCCTGGCCACGGTGGTGCTGGTGCTGGCCTCGTCGACGGACTCGCTGGTGTTGTTCACGGTCGCGTTCATCGCCCTGTTTGTCCTGACGGGGATCGGCAACGGCTCGACGTACAAGATGATCCCCGCGATCTTCCAGGTGAAGGCGCGTGCGGCCATCGACCTCGGCGGTGACGAGGCCGCGGAACTGCTCAAGGCCCGTCGCCTGTCGGGCGCGTTGATCGGGCTGGCGGGGGCGATCGGCGCGTTGGGCGGGTTGTTCATCAACCTCGCGTTCCGGCAGTCGTTCGCCGACGCGCACAGCGGGATTCCCGCGTTCGTCGGCTTCCTCGTGTTCTACGGGGTGTGCGTGGGCGTGACGTGGGCGGTGTACCTGCGCAAACCCGCGGCGCGGGCGCAGGTCGCGCTGGCCGGGGCGGAGGTCTGA
- a CDS encoding FAD-dependent oxidoreductase — MSARRVVVAGYGMAGARLADEIRRRDPSAERVRLTIVGAEPHPAYNRVLLSSVLAGGLSAATVRLHDEDWAARAHVDLRLRTSVTGLDRANRCVETTDGALEYDALVLATGAAPWLPPVEGLEPGPGVATFRTLDDCTRILDAARPGAPVVVLGGGLLGLEAARGLAGRGANVTVVHPHGHPMERQLDAGAGRVLARRLAELGVTFRFDATAARHLPGDGVKLDDGSFVPADLVVVAAGVRPETSLAEAAGLEVDRGVLVDDLLRTSDGRIHALGDCARHAHAPAGLVQPAWEQAAVLADLLTGADTAARYRGTTVVTRLKARGVDLTALGETHANGDADVLTIDDPSGGRYGKLVVRDNRVTGAILLGLPDAAATVTQFHDRGIPLPEDRLAVLLGRALPAGAPAAASPADLPASALICRCNAVTKGRLVDAWRGGATDVAALARTTRATTGCGGCHDTVSAVAGWLAAQ; from the coding sequence ATGAGCGCCCGGCGCGTGGTCGTGGCCGGCTACGGGATGGCCGGGGCTCGGCTGGCCGACGAGATCCGCCGCCGGGACCCGTCGGCGGAGCGGGTGCGGCTGACGATCGTCGGCGCCGAGCCGCATCCCGCGTACAACCGGGTGCTGCTCTCGTCCGTCCTCGCCGGCGGACTGAGCGCGGCGACCGTGCGGCTGCACGACGAGGACTGGGCGGCTCGCGCTCACGTCGACCTGCGGCTGCGGACCTCCGTCACGGGTCTTGACCGCGCGAACCGATGCGTGGAGACCACCGACGGCGCCCTGGAGTACGACGCGCTCGTGCTCGCCACCGGCGCCGCGCCGTGGCTCCCACCGGTCGAGGGGCTCGAGCCGGGGCCGGGCGTCGCGACCTTCCGGACCCTCGACGACTGCACCCGCATCCTCGACGCCGCCCGGCCCGGCGCACCCGTCGTGGTGCTCGGCGGCGGGCTGCTCGGTCTCGAAGCCGCGCGGGGCCTGGCCGGGCGCGGCGCGAACGTGACCGTGGTGCACCCGCACGGCCACCCGATGGAACGCCAGCTCGACGCCGGCGCCGGCCGCGTGCTCGCGCGGCGGCTCGCCGAGCTGGGCGTGACCTTCCGCTTCGACGCCACGGCCGCGCGCCACCTGCCCGGCGACGGCGTGAAGCTCGACGACGGCAGCTTCGTCCCGGCCGACCTCGTGGTGGTCGCCGCGGGCGTCCGCCCGGAGACCTCGCTCGCCGAGGCAGCGGGCCTCGAAGTGGACCGCGGCGTGCTAGTCGACGACCTGCTGCGCACGAGTGACGGCCGCATCCACGCGCTCGGTGACTGCGCGCGGCACGCCCACGCGCCGGCCGGGCTCGTGCAGCCCGCGTGGGAGCAGGCGGCCGTGCTCGCGGACCTGCTCACCGGTGCCGACACCGCCGCGCGTTACCGGGGCACCACCGTGGTCACGCGGCTGAAGGCGCGTGGTGTCGACCTGACCGCGCTCGGCGAGACGCACGCGAATGGCGACGCCGACGTGCTCACGATCGACGACCCGTCCGGCGGTCGCTACGGCAAGCTCGTGGTCCGCGACAACCGCGTGACCGGCGCGATCCTGCTCGGCCTGCCGGACGCCGCCGCTACCGTCACGCAGTTCCACGACCGTGGCATCCCGCTGCCCGAAGACCGGCTCGCCGTGCTGCTCGGCCGCGCGCTGCCAGCGGGCGCGCCGGCGGCCGCGAGTCCCGCCGATCTGCCGGCGTCGGCGCTGATCTGCCGGTGCAACGCCGTGACCAAGGGCCGGCTCGTCGACGCGTGGCGCGGTGGCGCCACCGACGTCGCCGCGCTGGCCCGCACCACCCGCGCCACCACCGGCTGCGGCGGCTGCCACGACACCGTGTCGGCTGTCGCGGGCTGGCTGGCGGCGCAGTGA
- a CDS encoding molybdopterin oxidoreductase family protein — translation MPHVDTHCPYCALQCGMRLTGTRVTPRDFPVNAGGLCQKGWTSGELLRSGDRLTTPLIRRDGELTPASWAEALDLVAAKLRELRSSHGPDSVAVFGGGGLTNEKAYLLGKFARVALGTSQIDYNGRFCMSSAAAAGLKAFGADRGLPFPVTDLADADVVLLAGANSAETMPPFMQHLRGAELIVIDPRRTPTAELAALHLAPAPGTDLALALGILHAVVAEGHLDKSYVDLRTAGFDEAWHIAAAWWPERAERVTGVAAADQRRAAAMLGEAHNAYVLTARGTEQHATGTANVSGWINLALALGLPGRAGSGFGCLTGQGNGQGGREHGQKADQLPGYRKIDDPAAREHVARVWGVAPESLPGPGRSATELLEALGQERGPKALLVFGSNVVVSAPRSRRVQDRLSALDFLLVADFVLSETAERADVVLPVTQWAEEDGTLTNLEGRILLRRKAVDAPVGVRSDLGVLRELATRLGQPAERFPVDAPTVFEELRAASKGGTADYSGVTYDRLRAGEALHWPVPSAEHPGTPRMFLDRFAHPDGRARFVAVDHTGPAELPDAEFPLQATTGRVLQHYQSGAQTRRIPELVDVVPEVFVEVHPDTAARAGLVEGERARVRSRRGETVARVRCVASLRPDLVFLPFHFPGEGRANLLTNPALDPVSRMPEFKVCAVALSKVDA, via the coding sequence GTGCCGCACGTCGACACGCACTGCCCCTACTGCGCGTTGCAGTGCGGGATGCGCTTGACGGGCACGCGCGTCACGCCGCGCGACTTCCCGGTCAACGCGGGTGGCCTGTGCCAGAAGGGCTGGACGTCCGGGGAGCTCCTGCGTTCCGGCGATCGGCTGACGACACCGCTGATCCGGCGCGACGGTGAGCTGACGCCGGCGAGCTGGGCCGAGGCGCTGGATCTGGTCGCGGCGAAGCTGCGTGAGCTGCGTTCGTCGCATGGGCCCGACTCCGTCGCGGTCTTCGGCGGCGGTGGGCTGACCAACGAAAAGGCTTACCTGCTGGGGAAGTTCGCTCGGGTCGCGCTGGGAACTTCGCAGATCGACTACAACGGCCGGTTCTGCATGTCGTCGGCCGCGGCGGCGGGGCTGAAGGCGTTCGGCGCCGATCGCGGGTTGCCGTTCCCTGTCACGGATCTCGCGGACGCGGACGTCGTGCTGCTGGCCGGGGCGAACTCGGCGGAGACGATGCCGCCGTTCATGCAGCACCTGCGGGGTGCCGAGCTGATCGTGATCGACCCGCGGCGCACGCCGACGGCCGAGCTCGCGGCCCTGCATCTCGCGCCGGCGCCGGGGACGGATCTGGCTTTGGCGTTGGGAATCCTGCACGCGGTGGTCGCCGAGGGGCACCTCGACAAGTCCTATGTGGATCTCCGGACGGCCGGGTTCGACGAAGCCTGGCACATTGCCGCGGCCTGGTGGCCGGAGCGGGCCGAGCGCGTGACCGGGGTTGCGGCGGCGGATCAACGCCGGGCTGCTGCGATGTTGGGTGAGGCGCACAACGCGTACGTGCTGACTGCGCGGGGCACCGAACAGCACGCGACCGGGACGGCGAACGTCAGCGGGTGGATCAACCTGGCGCTGGCGTTGGGGTTGCCCGGCCGCGCCGGCTCCGGGTTCGGCTGTCTCACCGGTCAGGGCAACGGCCAGGGCGGGCGCGAGCACGGGCAGAAGGCGGACCAGCTGCCGGGGTACCGGAAGATCGACGACCCGGCCGCGCGGGAGCACGTTGCCCGAGTGTGGGGTGTCGCGCCGGAAAGCCTGCCGGGGCCGGGCCGTTCGGCGACGGAGCTGCTCGAGGCACTCGGGCAGGAGCGCGGGCCGAAGGCGTTGCTGGTGTTCGGCAGCAACGTCGTGGTGTCGGCGCCGCGGTCCCGGCGGGTCCAAGATCGACTGTCCGCTTTGGACTTTCTCCTGGTCGCCGACTTCGTGCTGTCGGAGACGGCCGAGCGCGCCGACGTCGTGCTGCCCGTGACGCAGTGGGCCGAGGAAGACGGCACGCTCACCAACCTCGAAGGCCGGATCCTGCTGCGCCGCAAGGCGGTCGACGCACCGGTGGGTGTCCGGTCCGACCTCGGCGTGCTGCGGGAACTCGCCACCCGGCTCGGGCAGCCCGCCGAGCGGTTCCCGGTGGACGCTCCGACGGTCTTCGAGGAGCTGCGTGCGGCGTCGAAGGGCGGCACGGCCGACTACTCCGGCGTCACCTACGACCGGCTGCGCGCCGGCGAGGCGCTGCACTGGCCGGTGCCTTCGGCGGAGCACCCCGGAACCCCGCGGATGTTCCTCGACCGCTTCGCCCACCCGGACGGCCGGGCGCGGTTCGTCGCCGTCGACCACACCGGGCCCGCGGAGCTGCCCGATGCCGAGTTTCCCTTGCAGGCCACCACCGGCCGGGTGCTGCAGCACTACCAGTCCGGCGCCCAGACGCGCCGGATCCCGGAGCTGGTGGACGTGGTGCCCGAGGTGTTCGTGGAGGTCCACCCCGACACCGCCGCCCGCGCGGGCCTCGTCGAAGGGGAGCGGGCGCGGGTCCGCTCGCGGCGCGGGGAGACGGTCGCCCGGGTTCGGTGCGTCGCCTCGCTGCGGCCCGACCTGGTGTTCCTGCCGTTCCACTTCCCCGGCGAGGGGCGCGCGAACCTCCTGACGAACCCGGCGCTCGACCCGGTGAGCCGCATGCCGGAGTTCAAGGTGTGCGCGGTCGCCCTGTCGAAAGTGGATGCATGA
- a CDS encoding TIGR02569 family protein yields MRSTLERPPERVCAAFGGDIGLVSALPDSTAWRCGDLVLKPVSDRSRTLWTARALEHADDPGLRIAKPVRASDGRWIVGDWSAWRYVSGTAENHVDGAMLAAVKLHRATADLPRPDFLSARDDLDAVADRIAWEELDRPLDEAKGGRWFEVLAPSRRPIKLPLQVAHGELLAGVLFDGDAAPGIVDFVPYYRPGEWGAAIVAVDAMAWGGATGELLDRWAHLPEWPQLLLRAVLFRLAANALNPRSTGAALDGLRAAAREVSAIL; encoded by the coding sequence GTGCGGTCCACTCTCGAACGGCCACCCGAGCGGGTGTGCGCGGCCTTCGGCGGCGACATCGGCCTCGTTTCGGCGTTGCCGGACTCGACGGCCTGGCGCTGCGGCGACCTCGTGCTGAAGCCGGTTTCCGACCGTTCGCGCACACTGTGGACCGCCCGCGCGCTGGAGCACGCCGACGACCCGGGCCTGCGGATCGCGAAGCCGGTGCGCGCGAGTGACGGCCGCTGGATCGTCGGCGACTGGTCGGCCTGGCGCTACGTCTCGGGCACGGCCGAGAACCACGTCGACGGCGCCATGCTCGCCGCGGTAAAACTGCACCGCGCCACAGCCGACCTGCCGCGGCCCGATTTCCTGTCCGCCCGCGACGACCTCGACGCGGTGGCCGACCGCATCGCGTGGGAAGAGCTCGACCGCCCGCTCGACGAGGCGAAGGGCGGCCGCTGGTTCGAGGTGCTCGCGCCCTCGCGCCGGCCGATCAAGCTGCCGTTGCAGGTCGCGCACGGCGAGCTGCTCGCGGGCGTGCTCTTCGACGGCGATGCGGCGCCCGGCATCGTCGACTTCGTGCCGTACTACCGGCCGGGTGAGTGGGGCGCGGCGATCGTGGCTGTGGACGCCATGGCGTGGGGCGGTGCCACCGGCGAGCTGCTCGACCGCTGGGCGCACCTGCCGGAGTGGCCGCAGCTGCTGCTGCGCGCGGTGCTGTTCCGCTTGGCGGCCAACGCGTTGAACCCGCGTTCGACGGGCGCGGCGCTCGACGGTCTGCGCGCGGCGGCGCGTGAGGTCAGCGCGATTCTGTAG
- the moeZ gene encoding adenylyltransferase/sulfurtransferase MoeZ encodes MSDTALPPLVEPAAELTKEEVARYSRHLIIPDVGVIGQKRLKNAKVLVIGAGGLGSPALLYLAAAGVGTLGIIDFDVVDESNLQRQVIHGVSDVGKLKAASAQESIAEINPLVKVHLHVERLESSNALEIFRDYDLILDGTDNFATRYLVNDAAVLLGKPYVWGSIFRFEGQVSVFWEDAPNGKGLNYRDLYPEPPPPGMVPSCAEGGVLGVLCASIGSIMVTEAIKLITGIGEPLLGRLISYDALEMKYREVKIRKDPETPKITELIDYEAFCGVVSDEAAQAASGSTITPAELKAKFDNGEDFALIDVREPGEYEIVNIKGATLIPKDRILSGEALAELPQDKPIVLHCKSGARSAEALAALHAAGFKDATHLGGGILSWAKQIDPSLPTY; translated from the coding sequence ATGTCAGACACGGCACTGCCGCCGCTCGTTGAGCCGGCTGCGGAGCTCACGAAGGAAGAGGTGGCCCGGTACAGCCGCCACCTCATCATCCCGGACGTCGGGGTGATCGGGCAGAAGCGGCTTAAGAACGCGAAGGTCCTGGTCATCGGTGCCGGCGGCCTCGGCAGTCCCGCGCTGCTGTACCTCGCCGCCGCGGGCGTCGGCACGCTGGGCATCATCGACTTCGACGTGGTCGACGAGTCCAACCTGCAGCGCCAGGTCATCCACGGCGTGTCCGACGTCGGCAAGCTCAAGGCCGCGTCGGCGCAGGAGTCGATCGCCGAGATCAACCCGCTCGTCAAGGTGCACCTGCACGTCGAGCGGCTGGAGTCGTCGAACGCGCTGGAGATCTTCCGCGACTACGACCTGATCCTCGACGGCACCGACAACTTCGCCACGCGTTACCTGGTCAACGACGCCGCCGTGCTGCTGGGCAAGCCGTACGTGTGGGGCTCGATCTTCCGTTTCGAGGGCCAGGTCAGCGTCTTCTGGGAAGACGCGCCCAACGGCAAGGGCCTGAACTACCGCGACCTCTACCCGGAGCCGCCGCCTCCCGGCATGGTCCCCTCCTGCGCCGAGGGTGGCGTGCTGGGCGTGCTGTGCGCGTCCATCGGCTCGATCATGGTGACCGAGGCGATCAAGCTCATCACCGGCATCGGTGAGCCCCTGCTCGGGCGGCTCATCAGCTACGACGCGCTGGAGATGAAGTATCGCGAGGTCAAGATCCGCAAGGACCCGGAGACCCCGAAGATCACCGAGCTGATCGACTACGAAGCCTTCTGCGGTGTCGTGTCCGACGAGGCCGCGCAGGCCGCGTCGGGCAGCACGATCACGCCGGCGGAGCTCAAGGCCAAGTTCGACAACGGCGAAGACTTCGCCCTCATCGACGTCCGCGAGCCCGGCGAATACGAGATCGTGAACATCAAGGGCGCCACGCTGATCCCGAAGGACCGCATCCTCTCGGGCGAGGCGCTGGCCGAGCTGCCGCAGGACAAGCCGATCGTGCTGCACTGCAAGTCGGGTGCGCGTTCGGCGGAGGCGCTGGCCGCGCTGCACGCGGCCGGGTTCAAGGACGCCACGCACCTCGGTGGCGGCATCCTGTCCTGGGCCAAGCAGATCGACCCGAGCCTGCCCACCTACTGA
- a CDS encoding DUF3152 domain-containing protein produces MGEDRYRPGSRRTSAEPLKASWQPKGDEEKPAARRPAAKKRGVGGFVKTYGWRVYALPILVVITALVVVNTATSPAEPGSSTTASSGETAGGNAADGAIDGGQAIPENPAKPVDVNVPTAELPTGGNYTESGKGTWHVVPGSGPVVGKSGKLYTYTVDVEDGIDPSSYAGDDSFATAVQGILSDSRSWTWNGKIRLQRVDSSFPDPSFHVSLTTPNTTHRADACGFQIKFEASCYRRSLDRVLINLARWVRGAKVYGADMTGYRQYAINHEVGHALGNNHVGCPGNGQPAPVMMQQSFGVADDYVAMLNNIPGGDKGKVASDHHVCVPNAWPNPTPPA; encoded by the coding sequence GTGGGCGAGGACCGCTACCGCCCCGGCTCCCGGCGCACCAGCGCGGAGCCGCTGAAGGCGTCGTGGCAGCCGAAGGGTGACGAGGAGAAGCCCGCCGCCCGCAGGCCGGCCGCGAAGAAGCGCGGCGTCGGCGGGTTCGTGAAGACCTACGGCTGGCGCGTGTACGCGCTGCCGATACTGGTCGTCATCACCGCGCTCGTCGTGGTGAACACGGCCACCAGCCCGGCCGAGCCCGGTTCGTCGACGACCGCGAGCAGCGGTGAGACGGCGGGGGGCAACGCGGCGGACGGCGCCATCGACGGCGGCCAGGCCATCCCGGAGAACCCCGCCAAACCGGTGGACGTGAACGTGCCGACGGCCGAGCTGCCGACCGGCGGCAACTACACCGAGAGCGGCAAGGGCACCTGGCACGTGGTGCCGGGCTCCGGCCCGGTCGTCGGCAAGAGCGGCAAGCTCTACACCTACACGGTCGACGTCGAAGACGGCATCGATCCCTCGAGCTACGCCGGCGACGACAGCTTCGCCACGGCCGTGCAGGGCATCCTGTCCGACTCGCGCAGCTGGACGTGGAACGGCAAGATCCGGCTGCAGCGCGTGGACTCGAGCTTCCCGGACCCGAGCTTCCACGTGAGCCTCACCACGCCGAACACCACGCACCGCGCCGACGCGTGCGGGTTCCAGATCAAGTTCGAGGCCTCCTGCTACCGCCGCAGCCTGGACCGTGTGCTCATCAACCTCGCCCGCTGGGTGCGCGGCGCGAAGGTCTACGGCGCGGACATGACGGGCTACCGGCAATACGCCATCAACCACGAGGTGGGCCACGCGCTCGGCAACAACCACGTCGGCTGCCCCGGCAACGGCCAGCCCGCGCCCGTGATGATGCAGCAGTCGTTCGGCGTGGCCGACGACTACGTGGCGATGCTCAACAACATCCCCGGCGGCGACAAGGGCAAAGTCGCGTCCGACCACCACGTGTGCGTGCCCAACGCCTGGCCGAACCCCACGCCGCCCGCGTAA